A genomic region of Streptosporangium lutulentum contains the following coding sequences:
- a CDS encoding PH domain-containing protein, whose product MSDRADEHRDFTNVAAPADHGSERGRGVPGRGRVPLRDPANPVSRKAIALWLLEALFWAVLLVGGSYFLAGWIDGDRWSWLPGWAVDNIRWLPVLVAVLLAPGTIIEPFWRYAVHRWELSEDVVYARSGWISREWVFVPVSRIQTVDKAQGWIERMLGLATVEIRTASHAGSSTIKGLDYKVAAGLAEGLARRAEELRDDAT is encoded by the coding sequence GTGAGCGACCGAGCCGACGAACACAGGGATTTCACGAACGTGGCGGCGCCAGCCGATCACGGGAGTGAGCGCGGCAGGGGGGTCCCGGGGCGCGGTCGTGTCCCCTTGCGCGACCCCGCCAACCCGGTCTCCCGCAAGGCCATCGCGTTGTGGCTGCTGGAAGCCCTCTTCTGGGCCGTCCTCCTGGTCGGCGGCTCCTACTTCCTGGCCGGGTGGATAGACGGCGACCGGTGGTCCTGGCTACCCGGCTGGGCGGTGGACAACATCCGGTGGCTGCCGGTGCTGGTGGCGGTGCTCCTGGCCCCCGGCACGATCATCGAGCCGTTCTGGCGCTACGCCGTGCACCGGTGGGAGCTCAGCGAGGACGTCGTCTACGCGCGTTCCGGCTGGATCAGCAGGGAGTGGGTGTTCGTCCCGGTCAGCAGGATCCAGACGGTGGACAAGGCACAGGGCTGGATCGAGCGGATGCTGGGTCTGGCCACGGTCGAGATCCGCACCGCCTCCCACGCGGGCTCGTCCACGATCAAGGGTCTCGACTACAAGGTCGCGGCAGGACTGGCCGAAGGGCTCGCCCGCCGGGCCGAGGAGCTCAGGGACGACGCGACATGA
- a CDS encoding PH domain-containing protein: MTEPPGERPLPGRRAPSEDLGPGRDRENPGPAPEAVQDAVQDAVPDDGREDVREDVRAVPGDGREDVRAVPGEAWAAPDGGNGEAPVVPAGEWTGERAVPDGGQASPIGGYGEAPAGPHAWAYGLPAGEPLRLSPKVLLTDPIRMLPSLFLPLAGVLFLGGFSPRSFVWAALGIIGSVAYAAVRWATFTYRIVDDRLELSRSLVSRSVRTIPLERIRGVDVSTPPLHRLLGIAVLRIDTGASGDEKQEGELNGVTVAEAERLKAVLLWHARARMARRAQARGTVPGAGSALPAAEPGASGALPALPGTPESAAHATVGHEVGDTTPERVFFVLPRKWLAYGPLSGAYLLTPFALLAGAVGLAFQWGSELRIDGRLVVNAGEWLWGHPALLVGALLVLVLAMPVVGMIMYGVFNWDFTLRGREGYLVAERGLITRRSVSLERRRVRGFELVEGLIERRVGLARAWAIVTGLGDSATRGQLLPVVPRDTVLDVVSEAIGAVPPGLRPHPAAARRRRLFRAIFPWLVVVACASAAALEWSTYWWWLAVPAAIGALLGIPLGLDRYRSLGHTYDGTRLSVRSGSLRRSQAVVEERAVVGWTLRQTWFQRRAGVLTVVAGVGAGSGGYSALDVGEAQGVAFAAEVTPDWFASFVTPEAARAPEADRDLRAR; this comes from the coding sequence ATGACCGAACCTCCCGGCGAGCGGCCCCTTCCCGGACGGCGGGCCCCCTCCGAAGACCTCGGCCCCGGACGAGACCGGGAGAACCCCGGACCGGCCCCGGAGGCCGTGCAGGACGCCGTGCAGGACGCCGTACCGGACGACGGGCGCGAGGACGTGCGTGAGGACGTGCGCGCCGTACCGGGCGACGGGCGCGAGGATGTGCGCGCCGTGCCGGGCGAGGCGTGGGCCGCGCCTGACGGCGGGAACGGCGAGGCGCCGGTGGTGCCGGCCGGGGAGTGGACCGGGGAGCGGGCCGTGCCCGACGGCGGGCAGGCGTCGCCGATCGGCGGGTACGGCGAGGCGCCGGCGGGGCCGCACGCGTGGGCGTACGGCCTGCCGGCCGGTGAGCCGTTGCGGCTCAGCCCCAAGGTGCTGCTGACCGACCCGATCCGGATGCTGCCCTCGCTCTTCCTGCCGCTGGCCGGTGTCCTGTTCCTCGGCGGGTTCTCGCCCCGCTCGTTCGTGTGGGCCGCGCTGGGAATAATCGGCTCGGTCGCCTACGCCGCCGTCCGCTGGGCCACCTTCACCTACCGGATCGTCGACGACCGGCTGGAGCTCAGCCGGTCGCTGGTCAGCAGGTCGGTACGGACGATCCCGCTGGAGCGGATCCGGGGCGTCGACGTCAGCACGCCGCCGCTGCACCGCCTGCTCGGCATCGCCGTGCTCAGGATCGACACCGGCGCGAGCGGTGACGAGAAGCAGGAAGGCGAGCTCAACGGGGTCACCGTCGCGGAGGCGGAGCGGCTCAAGGCCGTGCTGCTCTGGCACGCCCGCGCCCGGATGGCCAGGCGCGCTCAGGCACGCGGAACCGTTCCCGGGGCGGGATCCGCCCTCCCGGCGGCGGAGCCCGGCGCGTCCGGTGCGCTTCCCGCGCTCCCCGGCACGCCGGAGAGCGCGGCTCACGCCACCGTCGGCCACGAGGTCGGCGACACGACCCCGGAACGGGTGTTCTTCGTGCTGCCGCGCAAGTGGCTCGCCTACGGACCTCTCTCCGGCGCCTACCTGCTGACCCCCTTCGCGCTGCTGGCCGGTGCGGTCGGCCTGGCGTTCCAGTGGGGCAGCGAGCTCAGGATCGACGGACGGCTCGTGGTGAACGCCGGGGAGTGGCTCTGGGGACACCCGGCTCTCCTCGTCGGAGCCCTGCTGGTGCTGGTTCTGGCCATGCCGGTCGTCGGCATGATCATGTACGGCGTGTTCAACTGGGACTTCACCCTGCGAGGCCGCGAGGGATACCTCGTCGCCGAGCGCGGCCTGATCACGCGCAGAAGCGTGTCGCTGGAGCGGCGCAGGGTGCGGGGGTTCGAGCTGGTCGAGGGGCTGATCGAGCGCCGCGTGGGACTCGCCCGCGCGTGGGCGATCGTGACCGGCCTCGGCGATTCGGCGACCCGGGGCCAGCTGCTGCCCGTGGTGCCACGCGACACCGTGCTCGACGTGGTGAGCGAGGCGATCGGCGCGGTCCCCCCGGGGCTTCGGCCGCATCCGGCGGCGGCACGCAGGCGACGGCTGTTCAGAGCGATCTTCCCCTGGCTGGTGGTGGTCGCCTGCGCCTCGGCCGCCGCGCTGGAGTGGTCCACGTACTGGTGGTGGCTCGCGGTGCCGGCCGCGATCGGCGCGCTGCTGGGCATCCCGCTCGGCCTGGACCGCTACCGCTCCCTCGGCCACACCTACGACGGGACCCGCCTGTCGGTCCGCTCGGGCTCGCTGCGCCGTTCCCAGGCCGTGGTGGAGGAACGGGCGGTCGTGGGCTGGACGCTGAGGCAGACCTGGTTCCAGCGGCGCGCGGGAGTGCTCACCGTCGTCGCCGGGGTGGGCGCGGGCTCGGGAGGTTACTCCGCCCTCGACGTCGGCGAAGCGCAGGGAGTGGCCTTCGCCGCCGAGGTCACACCCGACTGGTTCGCCTCGTTCGTCACCCCCGAAGCGGCTCGGGCCCCGGAGGCCGATCGCGACCTCCGGGCTCGTTGA
- the sepH gene encoding septation protein SepH: MQELRLVAVSEDGTYLVLATAGRGTRFTLPVDDRLRAAVRGNFSRLGQYEIEVESPLRPKEIQARIRAGETAEEIAATAGIPVERVRWFEGPVLQEREYMAQQAQRCAVRLPGDSAPGPTLGDLVAERLTRRGVPADEIEWDSAKRDDNLWRIKLGFVWNGHTRNAEWIFDPRRRHITPHDDEAMRLSAGEYVEPPEDSTVTPFVPRVAKLAPVPPLAPEPLNQPPVSFPSVLRSEPPAPSRPAYAQTEPPAQSRPVYAQTEPPAAYQQPPMPPLPPGYEAPRVSVPPLRAPDPSGYEPDRTSEPVRPPEPVAPVAQVSEPVARVTFPEPAPVIAEPAPVTPEPAHAVAEPAVREPVRPPEPVRPAEPVLAPVVAATPEPEPVARDVPEAAATPEPPAAPPAPAEVRAEPEPVREQPSPPEVVAEPAALVAESAPKAKETPAPEPVTVEAQPAQEGPVAVPAARVSVDKASAAEPVKEETQGDTGAMQETEAEKPAAEKPAESPKPVEPPKPAEPPKPAPTPARPAKKARGRRASVPTWDEIMFGARRQD, encoded by the coding sequence ATGCAGGAGCTCCGACTCGTCGCGGTGAGCGAGGACGGGACCTACCTCGTGCTGGCGACAGCCGGCCGGGGCACCCGGTTCACGCTGCCCGTCGACGACCGGCTCCGTGCTGCCGTCCGCGGCAACTTCTCCCGTCTCGGCCAGTACGAGATCGAAGTGGAGAGTCCGTTGCGCCCCAAGGAGATCCAGGCCCGGATCCGTGCCGGCGAGACCGCTGAGGAGATCGCCGCCACGGCGGGCATCCCGGTCGAGCGCGTGCGATGGTTCGAGGGCCCCGTGCTCCAGGAACGTGAGTACATGGCTCAGCAGGCGCAACGCTGCGCCGTGCGACTGCCGGGTGACTCCGCTCCCGGTCCTACCCTCGGCGACCTCGTCGCCGAGCGGCTGACCCGTCGCGGCGTGCCCGCCGACGAGATCGAATGGGACTCCGCCAAACGGGACGACAACCTGTGGCGGATCAAGCTCGGTTTCGTTTGGAACGGTCATACCCGTAACGCCGAATGGATCTTCGATCCGCGCCGGCGCCACATCACGCCGCACGACGACGAGGCCATGCGCCTGTCCGCGGGCGAGTACGTCGAGCCGCCCGAGGACAGCACGGTGACCCCATTCGTGCCGCGCGTGGCCAAGCTCGCCCCGGTGCCGCCGCTGGCACCCGAGCCGCTGAACCAGCCACCGGTGTCCTTCCCCTCGGTCCTCCGGAGCGAGCCACCGGCTCCGTCGCGGCCGGCCTACGCCCAGACCGAGCCACCGGCCCAGTCCCGGCCGGTCTACGCCCAGACCGAGCCTCCCGCGGCCTACCAGCAGCCGCCGATGCCCCCGCTCCCGCCCGGCTACGAGGCGCCGAGGGTGTCGGTGCCTCCGCTGCGCGCTCCGGACCCGTCCGGCTACGAGCCGGACAGGACCTCCGAGCCGGTCCGGCCGCCGGAGCCCGTCGCGCCCGTCGCGCAGGTCTCCGAGCCGGTCGCGCGGGTCACGTTCCCCGAGCCCGCGCCCGTGATCGCGGAGCCGGCACCGGTGACGCCGGAACCCGCCCACGCCGTGGCGGAGCCCGCCGTGCGGGAGCCGGTCCGGCCCCCGGAGCCCGTCCGCCCGGCGGAACCCGTCCTCGCGCCCGTCGTGGCCGCCACGCCGGAGCCCGAGCCGGTCGCCCGGGACGTTCCGGAGGCCGCCGCGACGCCGGAGCCTCCGGCCGCCCCTCCCGCCCCCGCCGAGGTCAGGGCCGAGCCCGAGCCCGTCCGGGAGCAGCCCTCACCCCCCGAGGTCGTCGCCGAGCCGGCGGCCCTCGTGGCGGAGAGCGCGCCCAAGGCGAAGGAGACCCCCGCTCCCGAGCCCGTAACGGTGGAGGCCCAGCCGGCCCAGGAGGGTCCGGTGGCCGTACCGGCGGCACGCGTCAGCGTGGACAAGGCCTCTGCGGCCGAGCCGGTCAAGGAAGAGACACAGGGGGACACGGGGGCAATGCAGGAGACCGAGGCCGAGAAGCCCGCGGCGGAGAAGCCCGCGGAGTCGCCGAAACCCGTGGAGCCGCCGAAGCCCGCCGAACCCCCGAAACCGGCACCGACTCCGGCGCGGCCGGCCAAGAAGGCCCGGGGCCGGCGCGCCTCGGTGCCGACCTGGGACGAGATCATGTTCGGCGCTCGCCGCCAGGACTGA
- a CDS encoding D-arabinono-1,4-lactone oxidase → MSEVFSNWAGNQVFSPAEVRTPSSAEEVARAVRDGAASGRRVRMMGTGHSFTGVALTDGLLLRPNALTGIREVGDGWVTAAAGTTLDALNEELDRMGLALANMGDITAQTLAGAIQTGTHGTGRETGGLAEEVLALELVLADGEIVTVRGDGDGKIRDEVSERDLFDAARVGLGALGVVTAVTFRVEPSFLLRSVRQPMALTEILGSLDAIISGNEHLDFFWLPHTDTCLTKRNNRSEGPPDPPSAFRHWLDNTFLENTLFGALCGVGRRFPGAIPRLNAISAAALSPSAHTDTSYKIFTSVRDVRFLEMEYAIPREHLGQALRETRDLVERRNWKITFPIEVRVTPAGDAWLSTAYGRESAYIACHIYRPTPNAAYFEEVEEIMARLGGRPHWGKAHTRDAAYLATVYPRFADFGALRDRLDPQRVFTNDYLGTVLG, encoded by the coding sequence ATGAGCGAGGTCTTCTCCAACTGGGCCGGGAACCAGGTCTTCTCCCCGGCGGAGGTCCGCACGCCCTCCTCGGCGGAGGAGGTGGCGCGGGCCGTACGGGACGGCGCCGCGTCGGGGCGCAGGGTCCGCATGATGGGCACCGGCCACTCGTTCACCGGAGTCGCGCTCACCGACGGCCTCCTGCTGCGGCCGAACGCGCTGACCGGGATCCGCGAGGTGGGCGACGGCTGGGTGACGGCCGCGGCCGGGACGACGCTCGACGCGCTCAACGAGGAACTCGACCGGATGGGCCTGGCCCTGGCGAACATGGGCGACATCACCGCCCAGACCCTCGCCGGAGCCATCCAGACGGGCACCCACGGCACCGGCAGGGAGACCGGAGGACTGGCCGAGGAGGTCCTGGCCCTGGAGCTGGTGCTCGCCGACGGCGAGATCGTCACGGTGCGCGGGGACGGCGACGGGAAGATTCGCGACGAGGTGAGCGAGCGGGACCTGTTCGACGCCGCCAGGGTCGGCCTGGGCGCGCTCGGCGTGGTGACCGCGGTGACCTTCCGGGTGGAGCCGTCGTTTCTGTTGCGCAGCGTCCGGCAGCCGATGGCGCTGACGGAGATCCTCGGCTCGCTCGACGCGATCATCTCGGGCAACGAGCACCTGGACTTCTTCTGGCTGCCGCACACCGACACCTGCCTGACCAAGCGCAACAACCGGAGTGAGGGACCGCCCGATCCCCCGAGCGCGTTCAGGCACTGGCTGGACAACACGTTCCTGGAGAACACGCTGTTCGGCGCGTTGTGCGGCGTCGGCAGGCGCTTCCCCGGCGCGATCCCCCGGCTCAACGCGATCTCGGCGGCGGCGCTCTCCCCATCGGCCCACACCGACACCTCGTACAAGATCTTCACGAGCGTGCGGGACGTGCGGTTTCTGGAGATGGAGTACGCCATCCCGCGCGAGCACCTCGGCCAGGCCCTCCGTGAGACCCGCGACCTGGTGGAACGGCGGAACTGGAAGATCACTTTCCCGATCGAGGTGCGGGTCACCCCGGCCGGCGACGCGTGGCTGTCCACCGCCTACGGCAGGGAGTCGGCCTACATCGCCTGCCACATCTACCGGCCGACACCGAACGCGGCCTACTTCGAGGAGGTCGAGGAGATCATGGCGAGACTGGGCGGCCGTCCGCACTGGGGCAAGGCGCACACCCGCGACGCGGCCTACCTGGCCACGGTCTATCCCCGGTTCGCCGACTTCGGGGCGCTCCGGGACCGGTTGGATCCGCAGCGCGTTTTCACCAACGACTACCTGGGCACCGTTCTGGGTTGA